The genomic stretch CAACTATTGGGGTGACAATACTCGCTTCTGATAAGATTCGATTTTCGCTTAAACAACGTGCCTTATCTTTATTTAGGGAAAAGACTTTCTTTTGAACTAAATTAGTGTAAACGGTCTCTTTTCCACAAATAGCCAGACTAACAATTTCATCTTCCTCAGATTTAAGAATCCTTTTTTCAAGTTGGTTTTCATCGGTTCCCAAAACCCAATCTATTGTATCTGATTTTGCGTCATAAAAGCCGCCTTGTAAGGAATTGAATAAAATCACCTCATTTAATAATGTGGAAAACTTTCCGAAAACTTCAGAAAAATGGTCAAAGGATTCCAGAGATGTAAAAATTTGACTTAAGATCCGAAGGTGTTTGCTCAAACGATGAGTTTGATTTTTGACCAAAAGATTATCATTCAAATTTTGCATTGACTATCCAGGGACGATTAACTACGAAAAAATAAGTCCATTTTTTTGTTCTTAAATGGGGTTTCGTTCTTCAAATATCGGCAGAATTTGCCTTCTTCTAAAACTTCGTAGCCGGATTCTTCGTAGAGGTCGGTGGGTGTATACCGTACGCGAATTGAATCAGAAAACCGAGCCAAGACTACTTAGGTGAAAATCATTTTAAACAAAACCTGAAAAAAATCAACCTTGCTTAAGATCTTGAAAATGAATCCTTGACTAAAGCGTTAGTGTTTTAAATTGTTGATAATATTTCAGGATATAGGGAATATAATTACTGGTCTCCGACCAAAGAATGCCATCCGCTTTATTGTTGGCTATCCAGATGGCCGCCCTTTTTTCGCCGCCATTATACGCTGCCAAGCCGCCCTCTAAATCATACATATTTATGAAAGTCGAAAGCATCCGGCTGCCGATTCTGATATTGTAAATTGGGTTAAAGAGAATCTCCTCAGGTGACGTCCAGGTGATGCCTTCATAATAGGCAATCCACAATCCTAAAGCGGGCATGAGCTGCATCAATCCCATCGCGCCGGCTTCTGAAACAATTTCAGCCTCCCAAGTACTACCGCTTTCATGGGTAATGGTGGCGCAGATCAAATCAACATCGAGGTTTGTATATTTAACACTCATATTATAAATTTCGTCGGCGATTTCGTATTTCATACCGGAAGGCATGGTCTTGTTATATTTGTCGATAATTTTCATGATCTTTTGAATATTGTATTGGCGCACGCTATCGACATTCATTGCGGCCCGAATATCCAGTAGTGATTTTTCCAAAACAATCAACTTCGGATTTTCTTGAACTATATTCAGGCCAAAAAATTTATAGGAAAACAAGAAAACCATTGCTAAAATGAGTGCTAAAAAACCTCCCCTGATTATAATGTTTCTTAGATCGATTTTAGATTCTGTTGAATTGTTGACCATCAAATCTCTCCCTGCATTATCACTGTTTCGATAAAAGTTAAATCCGATGAGTTAGGGTGAAATATATTTAAGTTTACGCCAAAGTGTGGTTTTTGAGATGCCCAATTCTTTCGCTGTCCTTTTCTTATTGCCTTCCATCCGTTCCAGTGTTTCTAAAATTGCCATCTTTTGGACTTCCGCTAACTTCGTCTGTTTCGGGTTCGGTCCGGGTTCAAAATAAGTTTTTCGGTTCCAAATCTCGTCAGGTAAAAATTCGGGCATAAT from candidate division KSB1 bacterium encodes the following:
- a CDS encoding GAF domain-containing protein; translated protein: MQNLNDNLLVKNQTHRLSKHLRILSQIFTSLESFDHFSEVFGKFSTLLNEVILFNSLQGGFYDAKSDTIDWVLGTDENQLEKRILKSEEDEIVSLAICGKETVYTNLVQKKVFSLNKDKARCLSENRILSEASIVTPIVVKDEVFGVIRVRSHDQDLFTEQEASLISIVASQCSIAFENSIQKTEIAENERLQSIVELASSMGHELNQPLTGITGYCALIKEDLKESDSIYNDIVEIEKQAKRLEKLVYKFQNLLYLENKSVDD
- a CDS encoding transglycosylase SLT domain-containing protein; protein product: MVNNSTESKIDLRNIIIRGGFLALILAMVFLFSYKFFGLNIVQENPKLIVLEKSLLDIRAAMNVDSVRQYNIQKIMKIIDKYNKTMPSGMKYEIADEIYNMSVKYTNLDVDLICATITHESGSTWEAEIVSEAGAMGLMQLMPALGLWIAYYEGITWTSPEEILFNPIYNIRIGSRMLSTFINMYDLEGGLAAYNGGEKRAAIWIANNKADGILWSETSNYIPYILKYYQQFKTLTL